The following nucleotide sequence is from Zonotrichia leucophrys gambelii isolate GWCS_2022_RI chromosome 17, RI_Zleu_2.0, whole genome shotgun sequence.
TCCAGCAGAATTGCCAAAGCTGCAGTTTCTGCAAGGAAGACAaacactgctggagctgcagactGCAGGATCTGTTCCCATCCCCTCAGAGCTGGCTCAGGGCACCTTTTCAGGAAGTTGTGcccattattttcagttttcctaaCAACTGTTCTGAAGCATAATTGGGAACAAGTAGAAGACCAGATATGCAGAagtgattttaatttcatgttGATGGAGCTGATTGGTAATTAATAAAAGCAGAAGTGCTGAATGTTACCTGAGAGCCTCACAAGGGTGGCTAAAGCCAGGCAGCCATTCTGCACcagcctttttctttctgggTTCATCCTGAGTGCATCCAGCAgaagtgctgctgtgggctcaTAGTCACTGTCAGCTAAGCAacctttaaagaaaataaacaaaacacacaggaaaGCCCAAAATTTCAGTATCCTCCAGGCCAGAAGAATAAAGAGTCCTGAATACTCAACTTATTCTGATGGGGAATAGAAATGAGATTGCTGAGGGTGTTTTGCTCAGCTTTCCCAGTGGAATGATGGCACAAGGGCAGGCAGTAGGTAAATGTGACAATATTGTTGCATGAGGAAGAAATAAGACAGAGTAGGACTGCAAGGATGGGTTCCTTAGTGCAAATGATaatgattatttcttttttaatatgaaatacTGTTCCAAATCAACCAAGCAAATAGCTGCCTATTAGCAGTCTCTGGTGATTTAATTGCTGCAGCTCATCAAAAATGGCTTCATTAGGGAGCCACAGAGCGAGTGCAGGAAGAGCAACCCAGAGAGGATGCAAATTCCTGACTCTGCTGCcctctccagcccagcagcccggACTGCAGGGCCACCACTGACACACAatcccagcctttcccatgcccaagggacagaggggaccCTGGGGTCACCCACCTTGGAGTGCCAGTGcccacagagctgagcaggcagaCTCTGCAATGACTCCATTGTGGAGgtgttcctgcagcactgctgaggtgacagggacagcacttGCCAGCACTGCTTGCTCTGTGTTATCCTCTGAATTCCCTTAGcagaaaggaaatgcagcaggcagggtTATTTAATGAAGTAATGATATCACTGTATGTCAAATAATATCAGTAAAACCTTAATGGCTGCTGGCATTGGAATAATGCAACATTGTTTTAGTctggagggcagcagagggaaggaatcAAAAATGTACAGAACCAAACCCAGTGCTACAGAACtaataaataattctgtttattgGAGAAAGCTGAACTTCTGCAGGAACTAGTGTTCTTTGTCATTTAAATTATGCATAGGGATCACAGCAAGAAGCCTCCAGAAATAACCACAGTTTTGACAGTATCCAGGCTGCAGGATGGAAATTCAGCTGTCCCATAAATCCAATGGGTAATTTGCTGCACAGAGGGAATAAAACACACCAGGTGAAACTGTGCTCAAGCTGTGCTTCCAGCCTTGCAGGATGATCAGAACACACCTCCACAAGAACACATCACAAACAAATCAGTAAATATAAAATCAGGTCACATCTTGGCCCCAACGGCTCAAATGTGACACCTTATCACACAAAGGCTTGCTAAAAAACTCTgcattcatttttgtttttatctaACTCTGGATCACAAAGTGATGGTAGCAGTGCTGTGGAAACAACTCtccagaatcacaaaatcaaattggtttgggctggaaagaatcttaaaaatcatctcattccatctcCCTGGAACAAGAATGGGAGAAAATCCAATCTCATTTCCCAATCAGGAATGTCTGAACTCAGTTAGGCTCAATACCTGCTGCTGTTCAGCCACAGGAGTGCAGGCACAATATTCCTGTGTTCTACTCACCACTCACAGCCAAGCTCCAGAGAACAGCACAGCAAGAGAAGCAGATATTGTCATTGTGAAGAAAACGCCTCAAAATTGACAGAAGGTCTGGGATGATTCCAACTTTCCTCAAGTTCTCCGCAGCTACTTCTGCAAACCACAGAAATTCTGTAGAATCTGGGATTTTTGTCCCACTCACTGGCCTGGAAACAGGCAGCACTAAGGTGTTTAAACTGAGATAACAGAGAGGTAACATGAGCCCATCAGCTGCACAAAAGGAAGCAAGGGAACAGACCCGAATTCTTTAACAAGATGCATTTAACACATCTGATCCATTCAAATGCATGCCTGGCCATCCTTCTTCCTCACAGACTGGGAAttcacagagcaggaaaggaaCTGAGAGGAtttaaattacaattttttacCTGTTTCCATTTAAGGATTCAAACTAAGCTTCAGAATTAGGAAACGCTGGGTAAAAACAGTTTGGTCTTAGACATGACtctttgtaataatttttttgaagATTTCCCCCTTGCTGCTAAATCCTGCTGTAACCATTTCTAAAAACAGTCTTTGATGAATGTTGAACTGACACTGAAAACaactaaaaatattataaatatttagcAATTACAAgttcagaagaaaagagaacaaagtAGAGAAGTTAGGGAGAATGGTTTCAATTCATCATGGCAGAGTCCAAAATAGAATTCAGGTTCTGTGCCCTCATTTTCTCAAGCACTACTATTTGCAGAGCTTTTATTTGTTTCCAAACCAAGAGGAAATACAGATTTGTATCTTTTAGAGTAAATCTCTGAAGCCTCAGCATTGTTTCTTAAGCTTTCAGGGGTGTTATCACTATCTGGTCAATCTTACCactattaaattaataattaccCACAGACATCCACACCTCTCAGTGTGGATTATATCTTggatttgtttcaaaaaataaaaataaattaagattCCCCAAAGAATGAGCAAGGTGACCCACCACTGGCTGAAACCATCATCAGGACTGTGCAGAGCATTGAAAGGAACTCTTCATTTTCAGAATGTTCCCTCACTGTGTGCAACAGGCTGCTGGCCACACTCTCATCCAAGGCCATCGTCACCCCCTGCATCAGAGCTGtcaccacaaacaaacaaataataaataataaataataaatatttggaaTAGAACAAAGATTTCAGTGCTTTTGAATGAAATCTGAACCCCCTGCCCTGCAATCAGCATAGCAAAGCATTCAATTAGCAGCATTTCTTAGCAAAAGTTACTTTAAACTTTCATTTGCTGAAACTCAATTCTTAGTATTTTTAAGCTCATATCAtcaggtggttttggggtaaaTTGCCATGAAAGTGACAGCAGGGACCACACAAGAGACCCAAAACCACTTTTAtggtttaaaattaaaataccaaaataacAAGAGTCTTATTTATGCCCTCTAGCAACACTCTGCATAACATGAAAACAAACTTGGTTGGACAAGATCAGCAcctgtatttaaaattaacacaGAATTGCTGTGTGCCAGTCCTGAAGGAAGGCCATGAGAATTCAAAAAGCTGCTTAACTTCCTTTAGTTCTTTAAATTCATCCCCTAAAATTGTTAATTGAGCAGATAATGGGTTCAGTAATCTTTACAAGACCCAGCAGAAGGAGGAAATCTTAATTGTACCTTGACTAAGAATTTCAAGCAATAAAGTGCAGCCTTCCACTTGTAAATCCAGAGAATCTGTGTGAACCTTCATGGCAAGAGTGATCACTTCTGTGCATGTCAGCAGATAGGGGAATGCTGTGGggagaaagaaattctttgagAAAGGTTCTTGAATCAAAGAGAACAAACCAGAGTGAATTGTTTTAATCTGAGTGGGAAATGTCTCCTATCAATTAAAGCTAAGAAAAACCCTGAGTTTTAACATCACAAGCCAATGCCAGCATTAAAGTGCTGTCAGAGGACAGAGCATTTTAGAACTGATTTAACACAGTGCTTTGAATTATGAACTTTGATCTGAAAATCTTTcaaaagaaagattttcttttgaaaaatgtgCAGCTTCTGGGAGCAAACACACAGCTCTCACCTCAGAGCTTTACAGACACAGGAATTGGCCATGTGGAGCTTCCTTTGGCTCTGCCAACCTTGCAGCCCCAGGAATTACCCCCAGGTCATCACAGGGCTTGTGGAAATTACCTTCCTCAAATGTCAGCTTGTTACCAATTCAAATATCACaggtttggttttcttccccCAGTGCCCATTTTTATTATCCAGTAAAACCCCTCTGCTGGTTAACAGAAGCATGTACAGAACAAGAACCAACACAATCCCATCAGCTACAGAAACAGGAAGAGAACAATTTCATTCTCATTTGTGGGCAGtagaaatgttttcctcttcCTATTATCTCAAAATGTAAGGAAGGAGCAgaataaatgaataaagaaatagATCAAGTAGTGCCTTACCAGTTTTATCCTCTACAAAGCTGGCAAGGTATTGGATGCCTTCAGCCTGGACTGCTTCAACATCCCAGGAAGCCTGCATGAATGCTGAGAAACCAAGGAAATTCTTCCAACCAttccacacaaacacacaaagcaCTCAAATTGTCTCTGTTTTGTGCAAGCTGTGAATTCATatgaatgaaaataatgaaatctgGGATtgttgaaaagagaaaaacttttcTCCCCCCAACTCATTAAACATCAAGTGTTATGATTCACAGTGTATTTGgcattatatatattttttttgacAATCTGTTGGAATATTAAATCAGCAGGGATAGGAGCTTTAAATGCATTATTCCAATAGActtttcagattaaaataaCATCTTCCTTActtagaaggaaaataatggagCAGATCCCTTGTGGCATGAATCAGCAAACATCTTACAATGCAAACAAAATAAGTGGAGCTCCCAAATTTTCTGAGGAATGACCTCTGAGCCTGTTTAACTTTTGCAATAGGAATGGCTGAGAACCTTAGGAATTTAGAGGAAAAATAACATAGTGATCCTTGCTCCAAAGATTATCCCATTTTATTGCAGGTAAAATGAGAGGCCAAGAATTTATTTCTAGTTAGAATACATCCTGACTGGAAGGGTTTATTTCCTGTGAAAATCACTCTTACATTAATCTTATTCTCCTTATTACCTAGAACATTTTCAACTCCTCCCTGCAAGAGCTCATCTGTTATTGAGGGAAGCAGAGACTTCTTCAGTTTTATTGAGGTCTCACCAGCAAAAATCAGGCATTTCTCAACAAATGGATCAGTGATCAGATCCCTGGAATTTTGAGAGACAAAGGCAGCACCAGTGAGTTAGGACTGGTaagttagaaaagaaaaatatctacaggtattgtttcattttgatataaaaaaaaCTAATATTGCTTCTAGAGTAGATTATTTTTGACAGAACTTAAACAATTTACTTCCAAAAAGCTCAAGAAAGAGCTCACATGGCACAAGCCACGTTAGGTGTCAAGTTCAGACTCACAAAGTTGTGTATAACATGAATTTATAATATAACTGCAAAAAGGGACAGCTGTGCATCTCAGTGTCCCCTCTGCAGGAATATCAAATGTTTAATAACTCAGTTTGTTGAGGCAGGAGGATAAGCAATGTTAACCCTTTGCAACAGCAGTGAACATTCCCAGTTTGTGGGGGTAGGAGGGGTTCAGGACAAAATAAATCAAGGGGAGGCAGCCAGAAGTCACCTTGCTGTGGGCCTCATGCTGGGCTCAATCTGTAGCATCATCAATAACAGTGGGAAGAAAGGCAAATAGTTTCTTTCTCCATCCTGGATCAGGGTCAGGACTCCCTCaaggcagctgctgtcccctctgatA
It contains:
- the STKLD1 gene encoding serine/threonine kinase-like domain-containing protein STKLD1 isoform X4, which translates into the protein MEKYEVLEQLQPGALGTVVVAQLRTDQAAQKKYAIKQAKDLLKLCHVNICTYKELFLTWNNEVSSLFLCLVMQHSGQGDLSALIREKRENSEKISAMVVQKLLGQMVDALFYIHKQNIWHRNLKPSNILVTGEPSFMLSDFSTETLMSDELKWKIRVEEESKSWMAPETFGFSFSEKSDIWSLGCVLLDMMSCFVLKAEEIKSFLQGIRGDSSCLEGVLTLIQDGERNYLPFFPLLLMMLQIEPSMRPTARDLITDPFVEKCLIFAGETSIKLKKSLLPSITDELLQGGVENVLAFMQASWDVEAVQAEGIQYLASFVEDKTAFPYLLTCTEVITLAMKVHTDSLDLQVEGCTLLLEILSQALMQGVTMALDESVASSLLHTVREHSENEEFLSMLCTVLMMVSASEVAAENLRKVGIIPDLLSILRRFLHNDNICFSCCAVLWSLAVSGNSEDNTEQAVLASAVPVTSAVLQEHLHNGVIAESACSALWALALQGCLADSDYEPTAALLLDALRMNPERKRLVQNGCLALATLVRLSETAALAILLDSKGSGTELIKQEYHLHSHEPGVAEALCLLMNEMVQYDEVMLNMRSHKMEKLLSEIKFQFPFSTEILTLVDATLSKLLDTKAWSLH
- the STKLD1 gene encoding serine/threonine kinase-like domain-containing protein STKLD1 isoform X1 codes for the protein MEKYEVLEQLQPGALGTVVVAQLRTDQAAQKKYAIKQVECIDQHQANVALKEAKDLLKLCHVNICTYKELFLTWNNEVSSLFLCLVMQHSGQGDLSALIREKRENSEKISAMVVQKLLGQMVDALFYIHKQNIWHRNLKPSNILVTGEPSFMLSDFSTETLMSDELKWKIRVEEESKSWMAPETFGFSFSEKSDIWSLGCVLLDMMSCFVLKAEEIKSFLQGIRGDSSCLEGVLTLIQDGERNYLPFFPLLLMMLQIEPSMRPTARDLITDPFVEKCLIFAGETSIKLKKSLLPSITDELLQGGVENVLAFMQASWDVEAVQAEGIQYLASFVEDKTAFPYLLTCTEVITLAMKVHTDSLDLQVEGCTLLLEILSQALMQGVTMALDESVASSLLHTVREHSENEEFLSMLCTVLMMVSASEVAAENLRKVGIIPDLLSILRRFLHNDNICFSCCAVLWSLAVSGNSEDNTEQAVLASAVPVTSAVLQEHLHNGVIAESACSALWALALQGCLADSDYEPTAALLLDALRMNPERKRLVQNGCLALATLVRLSETAALAILLDSKGSGTELIKQEYHLHSHEPGVAEALCLLMNEMVQYDEVMLNMRSHKMEKLLSEIKFQFPFSTEILTLVDATLSKLLDTKAWSLH
- the STKLD1 gene encoding serine/threonine kinase-like domain-containing protein STKLD1 isoform X2; translated protein: MEKYEVLEQLQPGALGTVVVAQLRTDQAAQKKYAIKQVECIDQHQANVALKEAKDLLKLCHVNICTYKELFLTWNNEVSSLFLCLVMQHSGQGDLSALIREKRENSEKISAMVVQKLLGQMVDALFYIHKQNIWHRNLKPSNILVTGEPSFMLSDFSTETLMSDELKWKIRVEEESKSWMAPETFGFSFSEKSDIWSLGCVLLDMMSCFVLKAEEIKSFLQGIRGDSSCLEGVLTLIQDGERNYLPFFPLLLMMLQIEPSMRPTARDLITDPFVEKCLIFAGETSIKLKKSLLPSITDELLQGGVENVLAFMQASWDVEAVQAEGIQYLASFVEDKTAFPYLLTCTEVITLAMKVHTDSLDLQVEGCTLLLEILSQALMQGVTMALDESVASSLLHTVREHSENEEFLSMLCTVLMMVSASEVAAENLRKVGIIPDLLSILRRFLHNDNICFSCCAVLWSLAVSEDNTEQAVLASAVPVTSAVLQEHLHNGVIAESACSALWALALQGCLADSDYEPTAALLLDALRMNPERKRLVQNGCLALATLVRLSETAALAILLDSKGSGTELIKQEYHLHSHEPGVAEALCLLMNEMVQYDEVMLNMRSHKMEKLLSEIKFQFPFSTEILTLVDATLSKLLDTKAWSLH
- the STKLD1 gene encoding serine/threonine kinase-like domain-containing protein STKLD1 isoform X3, whose product is MEKYEVLEQLQPGALGTVVVAQLRTDQAAQKKYAIKQVECIDQHQANVALKEAKDLLKLCHVNICTYKELFLTWNNEVSSLFLCLVMQHSGQGDLSALIREKRENSEKISAMVVQKLLGQMVDALFYIHKQNIWHRNLKPSNILVTGEPSFMLSDFSTETLMSDELKWKIRVEEESKSWMAPETFGFSFSEKSDIWSLGCVLLDMMSCFVLKGIRGDSSCLEGVLTLIQDGERNYLPFFPLLLMMLQIEPSMRPTARDLITDPFVEKCLIFAGETSIKLKKSLLPSITDELLQGGVENVLAFMQASWDVEAVQAEGIQYLASFVEDKTAFPYLLTCTEVITLAMKVHTDSLDLQVEGCTLLLEILSQALMQGVTMALDESVASSLLHTVREHSENEEFLSMLCTVLMMVSASEVAAENLRKVGIIPDLLSILRRFLHNDNICFSCCAVLWSLAVSGNSEDNTEQAVLASAVPVTSAVLQEHLHNGVIAESACSALWALALQGCLADSDYEPTAALLLDALRMNPERKRLVQNGCLALATLVRLSETAALAILLDSKGSGTELIKQEYHLHSHEPGVAEALCLLMNEMVQYDEVMLNMRSHKMEKLLSEIKFQFPFSTEILTLVDATLSKLLDTKAWSLH